Sequence from the Enhydrobacter sp. genome:
AGCACGCTCAGGCGGCCGAAATAGAGATCGTCCTCCATCGGCTTCACCATCACGCAACCCACGACCTCGCCATTCCGCTCCGCGACGATGGCGCCGGCGCCCTTGGCGAGTTCGGCGGCGATACCTGCGGTGCTCTCCCGGAACGCACCGGACTCCGGGACCAGTTTGCCGCGATACTGTTCGAAGGCGGCGGCGATGGTCGCGGCGATCGCCGATGCGTCGGCTGCCGTGGCGGTGCGCAGGTTTACTGTGTCGCCCATGGTCGATTCTCGCGTAGG
This genomic interval carries:
- a CDS encoding GNAT family N-acetyltransferase, whose product is MGDTVNLRTATAADASAIAATIAAAFEQYRGKLVPESGAFRESTAGIAAELAKGAGAIVAERNGEVVGCVMVKPMEDDLYFGRLSVLPRARGLGLARRLVEAVEDEARRRGLAGVRLGVRVVLAGNQRLFRSLGYEEISREAHEGFDHPTSINMRKSLK